One segment of Schistocerca cancellata isolate TAMUIC-IGC-003103 chromosome 2, iqSchCanc2.1, whole genome shotgun sequence DNA contains the following:
- the LOC126162607 gene encoding cuticle protein 21-like, giving the protein MACKLIVLAAVVAVARAGYLRAAPAIAAPAAVAAEYDPNPQYSYGYNVQDALTGDSKAQQETRSGDVVQGSYSVAEPDGSIRTVDYTADPVNGFNAVVHREGGAHPAPAYAAAPALAYGKAYHG; this is encoded by the coding sequence TTGATCGTCTTGGCCGCAGTGGTAGCAGTGGCGCGGGCAGGCTACCTGCGTgccgcccccgccatcgccgcCCCCGCTGCCGTGGCTGCCGAATACGACCCCAACCCCCAGTACAGCTACGGGTACAACGTGCAGGACGCCCTCACCGGCGACTCGAAGGCGCAGCAGGAAACCCGCAGCGGAGACGTCGTCCAGGGCAGCTACAGCGTCGCCGAACCCGACGGCTCCATCCGCACCGTCGACTACACCGCCGACCCCGTCAACGGCTTCAACGCCGTCGTGCACAGGGAGGGCGGCGCTCACCCCGCCCCCGCCTACGCCGCCGCCCCCGCGCTGGCCTACGGCAAGGCCTACCACGGCTAG